The following proteins are co-located in the Lepisosteus oculatus isolate fLepOcu1 chromosome 9, fLepOcu1.hap2, whole genome shotgun sequence genome:
- the srsf2b gene encoding serine/arginine-rich splicing factor 2b isoform X2: MSYGRPPPDVEGMTSLKVDNLTYRTSPETLRRVFEKYGRVGDVYIPRDRYTKESRGFAFVRFHDKRDAEDAMDAMDGAVLDGRELRVQMARYGRPPESHYGRRGGPPRSPRRRRRSRSRSRSRSRSRSRSRYSRSRSRSYSRSRSRSKSRSPRRSKSKSVSRSRSRSKSRSRSRSRTPPSNRDSKSRSRSKSVPKSPEEEGAVSS; the protein is encoded by the exons ATGAGTTACGGTAGGCCGCCGCCCGATGTCGAGGGCATGACTTCCCTCAAAGTGGATAACCTGACCTACCGGACGTCGCCGGAGACTCTTCGGCGGGTCTTCGAGAAGTACGGCCGGGTCGGAGACGTCTACATTCCCCGGGACCGGTACACCAAGGAGAGCCGCGGCTTCGCCTTCGTCCGTTTCCACGACAAGCGGGACGCCGAAGACGCCATGGACGCCATGGACGGCGCGGTGCTGGACGGGCGGGAGCTGCGGGTGCAGATGGCCCGGTATGGCCGGCCACCGGAGTCGCACTACGGCCGGCGTGGCGGCCCGCCTCGGAG tCCTCGCCGCCGTAGACGCAGCCGGTCCCGAAGCAGAAGCCGTTCCCGATCTCGCAGCCGATCCCGCTATAGCAGATCCCGCTCCCGCTCCTATTCCCGGTCCCGATCCCGCTCCAAATCCCGCTCTCCACGGAGGAGCAAGTCCAAGTCCGTGTCCAGATCCCGCTCCAGGTCCAAGTCCCGTTCCCGGTCCAGAAGTCGCACGCCGCCCTCCAACAGAGACTCCAAGTCCAGATCGAGGTCGAAGAGTGTGCCCAAGTCCCCAGAGGAGGAAGGAGCGGTTTCCTCGTGA
- the mfsd11 gene encoding UNC93-like protein MFSD11 produces the protein MGPDKKMLLNIVILGFGFMFMFTAFQTCGNVEQTVIKNFNSSEFHGSGYTSMAIIYGVFSASNLIAPSVVAVVGPQLSMFVSGLVYSGYIAVFIYPLTWSFYMASVLVGIAAAVLWTAQGNLLTINSTEHTIGRNSGIFWALLQCSLFFGNLYIYFAWHGKVHISDKDRRTVFISLTVISLVGSFLFFLIRKPDPNAGVSEASESLLPPDGVSDKSSEPSPQGLCSQALEAFKKAMKLFCTKEMLLLSASIAYTGLELTFYSGVYGTCIGAMTRFGEDAKGLIGLSGIFIGVGEILGGSVFGMLNKSNRFGRNPVVLLGLFTHYLAFYLIFLNIASDAPIAPEEGTNLQAFLTPSKEVALLCSFLLGLGDSCFNTQLLSIVGFTFPEDSAPAFAVFKFVQSISAAVAFFYSNYLLLQWQLLIMVLAGFFGTLTFFMAEWVSVSKRRDSDYDSI, from the exons ATGGGTCCGGATAAAAAGATGCTTCTTAATATCGTCATCTTGGGGTTCgggtttatgtttatgtttaccGCCTTTCAAACCTGCGGCAATGTGGAG CAAACGGTAATAAAGAATTTTAACAGCTCCGAGTTCCATGGCAGCGGATATACAAG CATGGCCATCATCTATGGCGTTTTCTCTGCATCCAACTTGATCGCTCCCTCCGTGGTGGCTGTGGTGGGGCCTCAGCTGTCTATGTTCGTCAGCGGCCTGGTGTACAG TGGTTATATTGCAGTGTTCATCTATCCCCTGACCTGGTCTTTTTACATGGCCTCTGTGCTTGTCGGAATAGCGGCCGCAG TGTTATGGACTGCCCAGGGTAACCTCCTGACAATCAACTCCACAGAGCACACCATTGGGAGAAACAGTGGAATCTTCTGGGCTTTGCTGCAGTGCAG CTTGTTCTTTGGGAacctgtatatatattttgcttGGCATGGCAAAGTCCACATATCAG ACAAGGATCGCCGGACGGTCTTCATCTCCCTGACTGTCATCAGCCTAGTGGGCAGCTTCCTGTTCTTTCTCATCAGAAAGCCCGACCCCAACGCGGGCGTCTCCGAGGCGTCCGAATCGCTCCTGCCACCCGACGGGGTCTCTGACAAGAGCTCTGAGCC GTCACCTCAAGGGCTATGCTCTCAGGCTCTGGAAGCTTTCA AGAAAGCTATGAAGCTGTTTTGTACCAAGGAGATGCTGTTGCTAAGTGCCTCCATCGCATACACAG GCCTGGAGCTGACGTTCTACAGCGGTGTCTATGGGACCTGCATCGGCGCCATGACTCGCTTTGGGGAGGACGCCAAGGGTCTCATCGGCCTCTCTGGCATTTTCATCGGCGTGGGGGAGATACTGG GAGGTAGTGTCTTTGGGATGCTGAACAAGAGCAACCGATTTGGGAGGAATCCAGTGGTCCTGCTGGGCTTGTTCACCCACTACCTGGCTTTCTACCTGATCTTCTTGAACATCGCCAGCGATGCGCCCATTGCCCCCGAGGAGGGAACAAATCTGCAGGCCTTCTTAACCCCGAG TAAGGAAGTGGCATTGCTGTGCAGTTTTCTGCTGGGTTTGGGGGACAGCTGCTTCAACACCCAGCTGCTGAGCATCGTGGGATTCACGTTCCCTGAGGACAGCGCCCCAGCCTTTGCCGTCTTCAAATTTGTACAG TCCATCAGCGCGGCGGTGGCCTTCTTCTACAGCAACTACCTCCTCCTGCAGTGGCAGCTGCTCATCATGGTGCTGGCCGGCTTCTTCGGGACCCTGACCTTCTTCATGGCGGAGTGGGTGTCCGTGTCCAAGCGGCGTGACTCTGACTATGACAGTATCTGA
- the srsf2b gene encoding serine/arginine-rich splicing factor 2b isoform X1, giving the protein MSYGRPPPDVEGMTSLKVDNLTYRTSPETLRRVFEKYGRVGDVYIPRDRYTKESRGFAFVRFHDKRDAEDAMDAMDGAVLDGRELRVQMARYGRPPESHYGRRGGPPRRYSGYGRRSRSPRRRRRSRSRSRSRSRSRSRSRYSRSRSRSYSRSRSRSKSRSPRRSKSKSVSRSRSRSKSRSRSRSRTPPSNRDSKSRSRSKSVPKSPEEEGAVSS; this is encoded by the exons ATGAGTTACGGTAGGCCGCCGCCCGATGTCGAGGGCATGACTTCCCTCAAAGTGGATAACCTGACCTACCGGACGTCGCCGGAGACTCTTCGGCGGGTCTTCGAGAAGTACGGCCGGGTCGGAGACGTCTACATTCCCCGGGACCGGTACACCAAGGAGAGCCGCGGCTTCGCCTTCGTCCGTTTCCACGACAAGCGGGACGCCGAAGACGCCATGGACGCCATGGACGGCGCGGTGCTGGACGGGCGGGAGCTGCGGGTGCAGATGGCCCGGTATGGCCGGCCACCGGAGTCGCACTACGGCCGGCGTGGCGGCCCGCCTCGGAGGTACAGTGGCTACGGCCGGCGGAGCAGGAG tCCTCGCCGCCGTAGACGCAGCCGGTCCCGAAGCAGAAGCCGTTCCCGATCTCGCAGCCGATCCCGCTATAGCAGATCCCGCTCCCGCTCCTATTCCCGGTCCCGATCCCGCTCCAAATCCCGCTCTCCACGGAGGAGCAAGTCCAAGTCCGTGTCCAGATCCCGCTCCAGGTCCAAGTCCCGTTCCCGGTCCAGAAGTCGCACGCCGCCCTCCAACAGAGACTCCAAGTCCAGATCGAGGTCGAAGAGTGTGCCCAAGTCCCCAGAGGAGGAAGGAGCGGTTTCCTCGTGA